Proteins found in one Massilia sp. H6 genomic segment:
- the smc gene encoding chromosome segregation protein SMC yields MRLSSIKLSGFKSFVDPTNFQVPGQLVGVVGPNGCGKSNIIDAVRWVLGESKASELRGESMQDVIFNGSTYRKPSGRASVELVFDNSDGKAAGQWGQYAEIAVKRTLTRDGTSTYYINSQPVRRRDIQDIFLGTGLGPRAYAIIGQGMISRIIESRPEELRVFLEEAAGVSKYKERRRETENRLSDTRENLLRVEDILRELNANLEKLEAQALVANRFHQLQADQEEKQKLLWLLRKNEAKGEQLRWFREMEQAQLELEAQTAKLRSVELDLEHLRQAHFATGDRLHTAQGVLYQTNAEIGSLEAQIKFVVESRTRLQNQLGTLAAQRDQWLAQRQQYHEQIEEAEFTLEELGARAEAVQMAVEAHGERVPELETAWRELSGRSNESRARIMGVQQRIELASAHQRNAAGILTSLASRRERLQHERNNLNLPDSATLDNLRMQLEEKQLAFEEQTMLLEQASARQEAVAAERREAQAQVQHESGASARLEARLAALRQMQDRVQTQGKVQPWLDKHELGGLPRLWHKLDVEEGWENALEAVLRERAGALEMSNLDWANGFFGDAPPARLALYSPALSTGASSTPADAPGLKPFANLLRLNDPGVRGVLDDWLHRVYVAQDAAEALGARMRLPAGGSFVTRQGHLITQSSVRFHAPDAEQDGMLARQHDIENTTKQLRAQALLADEARSRATRADAAASELERRLQDARQRAGQLQREVHALQIDVLKQSEIEARFNQRSGQIAAELGEIGAQEAEQRQAALEAEQEFEQLDMELSELQGAHEDGQTALMDQEQGLADARQKLRELERGAQEAQFAERAQRSKIDELRRNIATASSQAEQVGASLAAGRLELEALEAGSAHEGLQELLERRSAQERALSDARSELDQVALQLRQAEEARMGNERSLQPQRDRITEMQLKEQAARLNQEQFAEALASTGADEAQLAEKLDPELKPQYLQGEVTRLTNAIAALGAVNLAAVDELAQATERKRYLDSQNQDLQEAIATLEDAISRIDRETRDLLQDTFDRVNTHFSELFPILFGGGNAKLVMTGDEILDSGVQVMAQPPGKKNATIHLLSGGEKALTATALVFSMFRLNPAPFCLLDEVDAPLDDANTERFCRMVKRMSEHTQFLFISHNKIAMEMANQLIGVTMQEQGVSRIVAVDMESAANFATEAQAA; encoded by the coding sequence GTGCGCCTCTCCTCCATCAAATTGTCGGGATTCAAGTCTTTTGTCGATCCCACCAATTTCCAGGTGCCCGGCCAGCTGGTCGGCGTGGTCGGCCCCAACGGCTGCGGCAAGTCGAACATCATCGACGCCGTGCGCTGGGTGCTGGGTGAATCCAAGGCAAGCGAGCTGCGCGGCGAGTCGATGCAGGACGTGATCTTCAACGGTTCCACCTATCGCAAGCCGTCCGGCCGCGCCTCGGTTGAACTGGTCTTCGACAACAGCGACGGCAAGGCCGCCGGCCAGTGGGGCCAGTATGCCGAGATCGCGGTCAAGCGCACGCTCACGCGCGACGGCACGTCAACCTATTACATCAACAGCCAGCCGGTGCGGCGGCGCGACATCCAGGATATTTTCCTCGGCACTGGCCTCGGTCCGCGCGCCTACGCCATCATCGGCCAGGGCATGATCTCGCGCATCATCGAGTCGCGCCCCGAAGAGCTGCGGGTCTTCCTCGAAGAAGCCGCTGGCGTGTCCAAGTACAAGGAACGCCGCCGCGAGACCGAAAACCGTCTGTCGGACACGCGCGAAAACCTGCTGCGGGTCGAGGACATCCTGCGCGAACTCAACGCCAACCTCGAGAAACTCGAGGCGCAAGCGCTGGTGGCCAATCGTTTCCACCAGTTGCAGGCGGACCAGGAAGAAAAGCAGAAGCTGCTCTGGCTGCTGCGCAAGAACGAAGCGAAAGGCGAGCAGTTGCGCTGGTTCCGCGAGATGGAACAGGCCCAGCTCGAGCTCGAGGCGCAGACCGCGAAACTGCGCAGCGTCGAGCTCGATCTCGAACACCTGCGCCAGGCCCATTTCGCCACCGGCGACCGCCTGCATACGGCCCAGGGCGTGCTGTACCAGACCAATGCGGAAATCGGCAGCCTGGAGGCGCAAATCAAGTTCGTGGTCGAGTCGCGCACGCGCCTGCAGAACCAGCTTGGCACGCTCGCCGCACAGCGCGACCAGTGGCTGGCGCAGCGCCAGCAATACCACGAGCAGATCGAGGAAGCCGAGTTCACGCTGGAAGAACTCGGCGCACGCGCAGAAGCGGTGCAAATGGCAGTCGAGGCGCACGGCGAGCGGGTGCCCGAGCTGGAAACGGCATGGCGCGAACTGTCGGGGCGCTCGAACGAATCGCGCGCGCGCATCATGGGCGTCCAGCAGCGCATCGAACTGGCCAGCGCCCACCAGCGCAACGCCGCCGGCATCTTGACCAGCCTGGCGAGCCGGCGCGAACGCCTGCAGCACGAACGTAATAACCTGAACCTGCCCGACAGCGCCACGCTCGACAACCTGCGCATGCAGCTCGAAGAAAAACAGCTGGCTTTCGAGGAGCAGACCATGCTGCTGGAACAGGCCAGTGCGCGCCAGGAGGCGGTCGCAGCCGAACGGCGCGAGGCACAGGCCCAGGTCCAGCACGAGTCTGGCGCAAGCGCCCGGCTCGAAGCGCGCCTGGCCGCGCTGCGCCAGATGCAGGACCGGGTGCAAACCCAGGGCAAGGTCCAGCCCTGGCTCGACAAGCACGAACTGGGCGGCTTGCCGCGCCTGTGGCACAAACTCGACGTCGAAGAGGGCTGGGAAAACGCCCTGGAGGCGGTGCTGCGCGAGCGCGCCGGTGCGCTGGAAATGTCGAACCTGGACTGGGCCAACGGCTTTTTCGGCGATGCGCCGCCGGCGCGCCTGGCGCTGTACTCACCGGCCTTGTCGACGGGCGCATCGTCAACGCCGGCCGACGCGCCCGGCCTGAAACCCTTCGCCAACCTGCTGCGCCTGAACGACCCGGGCGTGCGCGGCGTGCTCGACGACTGGCTGCACCGCGTCTACGTGGCGCAGGACGCCGCCGAAGCCCTCGGCGCGCGCATGCGCCTGCCCGCGGGCGGCAGCTTCGTCACGCGCCAGGGCCACCTGATCACGCAATCGAGCGTACGCTTTCATGCGCCGGACGCCGAGCAGGACGGCATGCTGGCGCGCCAGCACGACATCGAGAACACAACCAAGCAACTGCGCGCGCAGGCGCTGCTGGCCGACGAGGCGCGCAGCCGCGCCACCCGTGCCGATGCCGCCGCCAGTGAGCTCGAACGGCGGCTGCAAGATGCCCGCCAGCGTGCGGGCCAACTCCAGCGCGAGGTGCATGCGCTGCAGATCGACGTGCTCAAGCAAAGCGAGATCGAAGCGCGCTTCAACCAGCGCAGCGGCCAGATCGCGGCCGAACTCGGTGAGATCGGCGCGCAGGAAGCCGAACAGCGCCAGGCAGCGCTCGAGGCCGAACAAGAATTCGAGCAGCTCGATATGGAATTGTCCGAGCTGCAGGGTGCCCACGAAGACGGCCAGACTGCCCTGATGGACCAGGAACAGGGCTTGGCCGATGCCCGCCAGAAGCTGCGCGAGCTCGAGCGCGGCGCGCAAGAGGCGCAGTTCGCCGAACGGGCGCAGCGCAGCAAGATCGACGAGCTGCGCCGCAACATCGCCACCGCCTCTAGCCAAGCCGAGCAGGTTGGCGCCAGCCTGGCCGCGGGCAGGCTCGAACTCGAGGCCCTGGAAGCGGGCAGCGCCCACGAAGGCCTGCAGGAACTGCTGGAGCGCCGCAGCGCGCAAGAACGCGCGCTGTCCGACGCCAGGAGCGAACTCGATCAGGTGGCCCTGCAGCTGCGCCAGGCCGAAGAAGCGCGCATGGGCAACGAGCGCAGCCTGCAGCCGCAGCGCGACCGTATTACCGAGATGCAGCTCAAGGAACAGGCCGCGCGCCTGAACCAGGAGCAGTTTGCCGAGGCCCTGGCCTCGACCGGCGCGGACGAAGCGCAGCTGGCCGAAAAGCTCGATCCCGAGCTCAAGCCGCAATACCTGCAAGGCGAGGTCACGCGCCTGACCAATGCCATCGCCGCGCTCGGCGCGGTCAACCTGGCGGCGGTGGACGAGCTGGCCCAGGCCACGGAGCGCAAGCGCTATCTCGATTCGCAGAACCAGGACCTGCAAGAAGCCATCGCCACGCTCGAAGACGCGATCAGCCGCATCGACCGCGAGACGCGCGACCTGCTGCAAGACACCTTCGACCGCGTTAACACCCATTTCTCGGAACTGTTCCCGATCCTGTTCGGCGGCGGCAATGCCAAGCTGGTGATGACGGGGGACGAGATCCTCGATTCGGGCGTGCAGGTGATGGCCCAGCCGCCCGGCAAGAAGAACGCCACCATCCACCTGCTGTCGGGCGGTGAAAAAGCGCTGACCGCGACTGCCCTGGTGTTCTCGATGTTCCGCCTGAACCCGGCGCCATTCTGCCTGCTCGACGAGGTGGACGCGCCACTGGACGATGCCAACACGGAGCGCTTCTGCCGGATGGTCAAGCGCATGTCCGAACATACCCAATTCCTCTTTATTTCGCATAACAAGATTGCGATGGAGATGGCCAATCAACTGATCGGTGTGACGATGCAGGAGCAGGGCGTATCGCGCATCGTGGCGGTGGACATGGAGTCCGCCGCGAATTTCGCTACTGAGGCACAAGCAGCATGA
- a CDS encoding DUF1631 domain-containing protein, which produces MSSIAAQTAPARTATATRRATLDELVGTAVEHASNGLTAMAARMAGALHDMSTADPDPHLALSRIRSGNLLKDNAYAFVHLASTGIEAALRREAAQLLPAAQQAPAPVTLSLIPLEEMDSQLAFAAISRPFDLAHAEALASLGVRLGMLLGRTLVRASHNPFRPDVFLRAIERAWCEFEPDPQAHRLILPLLRSELVLDLGALLATLNDRLKPASAGRQAHARFAKTDDGAAARAARARRDAAVSQQLRQLFGTADPAPGDALAVPMIANLPQGSGGWRPSGAAGFAAPAAAAPAQGGQPTVPAPVVAAPLLGMLEQGSDRAHEGFYLPRLKQKLPQGSLSRGDETTLDLLSRIFETVLLDDAIGQETRDLIAFLQVPVLKAALHDRSFFFEETHPARRMLDLLSRAGWEQTGNPDDPVYHAMRRGVEQVRLESRPDAFAAAVAELEASLAERERAQQAAIAGPIAQATRHEKQAASGRSARKAVALRLAGEEVVAVVATFLEQRWIPVLSLAYTIEDSKPGAIDSATRAMDDLVWSVKPKATQQARKSLIARLPALLATLNQWLDAVQWQDAERLQFFAELAECHAAIVRAPLELAPERQFELAVEAAQQDALRRIAREQGAATDDQVAPDAVDVTLATLARGMRVEFTGGGGVRKLKLAWVSPLRSLFIFSDAGRQEAFSLPAERLAAALRSGSIRVLTPEGVVGRVLTQAAGAAAMNDPAGAARAG; this is translated from the coding sequence ATGTCCAGTATCGCCGCCCAGACAGCTCCAGCCCGCACTGCCACCGCCACGCGGCGCGCCACGCTGGATGAGCTCGTCGGTACGGCAGTTGAGCACGCAAGCAATGGCTTGACCGCCATGGCCGCGCGCATGGCCGGGGCCTTGCACGACATGAGTACGGCCGACCCGGATCCCCATCTGGCGCTCAGCCGCATCCGTTCGGGAAACCTGCTGAAGGATAACGCCTACGCTTTCGTACACCTGGCCTCGACCGGCATCGAGGCGGCGTTGCGCAGGGAGGCGGCGCAATTGCTGCCCGCAGCGCAGCAGGCACCCGCTCCAGTCACGCTCAGCCTGATCCCCCTGGAAGAAATGGACAGCCAGCTGGCGTTCGCGGCGATCAGCCGCCCGTTCGACCTGGCCCATGCCGAAGCGCTGGCCAGCCTGGGCGTTCGATTGGGCATGTTGCTGGGCCGCACGCTGGTGCGCGCATCGCATAATCCTTTCCGTCCCGACGTCTTCCTGCGCGCAATCGAGCGAGCCTGGTGCGAGTTCGAACCCGACCCGCAGGCACACCGGTTGATCCTGCCGCTGCTGCGCAGCGAACTGGTGCTGGACCTGGGCGCGCTGCTCGCCACGCTCAACGACAGGCTCAAGCCGGCAAGCGCCGGGCGGCAGGCGCACGCCCGCTTTGCCAAGACCGACGACGGCGCGGCGGCCAGGGCCGCCCGGGCGCGGCGCGACGCCGCCGTTTCGCAGCAGTTGCGCCAGTTATTCGGGACGGCCGATCCGGCGCCTGGCGATGCGCTTGCCGTCCCCATGATCGCCAATCTGCCCCAGGGCAGTGGTGGCTGGCGCCCGAGCGGCGCGGCCGGTTTTGCGGCGCCAGCAGCGGCTGCGCCTGCCCAGGGTGGGCAGCCGACCGTGCCGGCGCCGGTCGTTGCCGCGCCCTTGCTCGGCATGCTGGAGCAGGGCAGCGACCGTGCGCACGAAGGCTTCTACCTGCCGCGCCTGAAGCAAAAGCTGCCACAGGGCAGCCTGTCGCGCGGCGACGAAACCACGCTCGACCTGCTGTCGAGGATTTTTGAAACCGTCTTGCTGGACGACGCCATCGGGCAAGAAACGCGCGACCTGATCGCCTTCCTGCAAGTGCCGGTGCTCAAGGCGGCGCTGCACGACCGCAGTTTCTTCTTCGAAGAAACGCATCCAGCCCGGCGCATGCTCGACCTGCTGTCCAGGGCCGGCTGGGAGCAAACGGGTAATCCGGACGATCCGGTCTACCACGCGATGCGGCGCGGGGTCGAACAGGTGCGGCTCGAATCCCGGCCCGATGCCTTCGCCGCCGCCGTGGCCGAGCTCGAGGCCAGCCTCGCCGAACGCGAACGCGCACAGCAAGCCGCGATAGCCGGCCCCATCGCACAGGCCACGCGTCACGAAAAGCAGGCGGCCTCTGGTCGCTCGGCCCGGAAGGCGGTGGCGCTGCGCCTGGCCGGCGAAGAGGTCGTCGCGGTGGTAGCGACGTTCCTTGAGCAGCGCTGGATACCGGTCCTGAGCCTGGCCTATACCATCGAGGACAGCAAGCCAGGCGCGATCGACAGCGCCACCCGCGCGATGGACGACCTGGTCTGGAGCGTGAAGCCGAAAGCCACCCAGCAAGCGCGCAAGAGCCTGATCGCTCGCCTGCCGGCCCTGCTTGCCACCCTCAACCAGTGGCTCGACGCGGTCCAGTGGCAAGACGCCGAACGCCTGCAATTCTTTGCCGAGCTGGCCGAGTGCCATGCGGCGATCGTGCGCGCGCCGCTCGAGCTGGCGCCGGAGCGGCAGTTTGAGCTGGCGGTAGAGGCTGCCCAGCAGGACGCCCTGCGCCGCATCGCCCGCGAGCAGGGGGCGGCTACCGACGATCAGGTCGCGCCCGATGCGGTAGATGTCACGCTCGCTACCTTGGCGCGTGGCATGCGGGTCGAGTTCACCGGTGGGGGCGGGGTGCGCAAGCTCAAACTGGCCTGGGTCAGCCCGCTGCGCAGCCTGTTCATCTTTTCCGACGCGGGTCGCCAGGAAGCGTTCTCGCTGCCGGCCGAACGCCTGGCGGCGGCTTTGCGCAGCGGCAGTATCCGGGTGCTGACGCCCGAGGGTGTGGTCGGCCGCGTGCTGACCCAGGCGGCCGGCGCGGCCGCCATGAACGACCCGGCTGGCGCGGCACGCGCCGGCTGA
- a CDS encoding ATP-dependent Clp protease proteolytic subunit, with protein sequence MSEDKAQGAKEAWFTLSGDVNSDMVHRVFEAVASMTEDGIDTAHMLVQSNGGYVSDGLCLHNFLANSPITFVMYNGGAVASIAVTLFLSGTRRYCSETARFMVHKSHATASPGSRPDALNIIVEGLRADDARTETLLRKSVELTPEQWAIHQYSDLHLNARDAKAAGLVHDIADFRPPKGAVLRNI encoded by the coding sequence ATGAGCGAAGACAAAGCGCAAGGGGCAAAGGAGGCCTGGTTCACCCTGTCGGGAGACGTCAATAGCGACATGGTGCACCGGGTATTCGAAGCCGTCGCGAGCATGACCGAAGACGGCATCGACACCGCCCACATGCTGGTGCAGTCCAATGGTGGCTATGTCAGCGATGGCCTGTGCCTGCATAATTTCCTGGCCAATTCCCCGATCACCTTCGTGATGTACAACGGCGGGGCGGTGGCGTCGATCGCAGTCACGCTGTTCTTGTCGGGTACCCGGCGCTATTGCAGCGAGACCGCACGCTTCATGGTGCACAAGTCGCATGCGACTGCCTCGCCAGGCTCGCGGCCGGACGCCTTGAATATCATCGTCGAAGGCTTGCGCGCCGACGATGCGCGCACCGAGACCTTGCTGCGCAAGTCGGTTGAATTGACGCCGGAGCAATGGGCCATCCATCAGTATTCCGACCTGCACCTGAATGCGCGCGATGCAAAGGCCGCCGGACTGGTGCATGACATCGCCGACTTCAGGCCGCCCAAGGGCGCGGTGTTGCGTAATATCTGA